GAAGCTCATATTTGGTGCCTCATGTTATAAGTATGGCAATGCCAttgttatttttcatccatgttGTTGTGGGGCTATTTGCAGAAAGAGATGGACAACCAAACCAACCTGGAAAGAGTACAAATACATTATACTATGATACTTTGATGGAGATGTGACATTATTTTATAGGGTTTATACCTCAATTTTCTGAGCATCAATGGTGACAACATTTCCCAGGAATCCAGCCCCATTTGCCCCTCACATTCAGGACCAGAAACTGAAGGAGAAAAAAGGgcagaaaaagagagagattgGCACTGAAAACCAGGGGAAAAAAGCAATATTATGTTGCTGCCATTGGTTTTTTCTTGAACAGTACACTTAAACTGATGATTTTGCCTCAGAATTCCTACGTGTAAAAGTCCATGCTTTTGGTGGTGTCTGACGTTTTTTACACAGGATCACTTCAGCCACCAGCAGATATCACCAGCTTTTCCAGTGGGCTTTTTTGGGTGCTTGgtttcatttcttgaagcgaaagtaagaaagaaagattaatTGTTGCTTTAAGCTGAATTAGTTCCCATAAAGGGTTCTTGTTTTAGCATGTATTGATTCCCCGACAAGTGTGTGTATGTGGTGgtgattgaagaaaatttaacacccTGTTGTGGTAAGTTTGCTTTTTTCATACACTTGTGTGTTTAAAAGTTCTGTAATTTAGTTCAAGAAACCTTTCACAGTCTGCCCTTTTCTTCCCAATGTTCATAAATGAGCATTTCTGCAGTGCATCATGTTTTTCAAGTTCTGGGGTTTGACTGATCTTTAAGGAATTCttggtatttatatttaatttatgttccTTTTTTGAATTCAAGAGGCTGATGTTGTAACTGAGAGATGGATGAAAAGGGTGTATTTGAGGAGGATATTGATAGCTTGTACCCAATGTTTTTTGGTGtttcttgtgcattttttGCTCTCAGGCTCTTGCCAGAGCCTGAAATCTGTGATGAGAAATGGTCAGAAATAAGAAATAGAATGCTAAAGGGAAGTGCTCATCTGTTGGGATTGCTTGTTTGGAGAGTTCAGAAGGAGGTTGCCAATAGTGAAAGAtttgagcttctccacaagcTTAAAATGGCACAAAAAGAGATAGGGGAACTGAAGAGAATAAGAAGTGAAGATGCAAAGGCCAATGAGAGAGTTGTGAGCATGTTTGCAGCCAGAGAACAGAGCTGGTTTGATGAGAGGAAGAAGCTCAGACAGCAAATTGGTGCTCTGATGAATGACTTGAGAGTTCTTgagatgaagaaagaaaaaactattGCTGAATTGGGTGAAAAGTTGAAGGAAACTGAAGTTATTTTGCAGTCGAAGGATGAATTGATTGAGGAAGGGGAGAGGACGAGACAGGAAACTGAGGAGAAGCTGCAGAAAGCAGAAACTCTGGCTGAGGAGTTGACCGAAACTGTGAAGAGTGAAGCCCAAAGGCATTCTAGTGAGATTTCCAAGCATAAGACGGCGTTCATTGAGCTCGTTTCTAACCAGCGCCAGCTTGAAGCGGAGATGGGCCGGGCTGTTAGGCAACTTGAGGCAACAAAGGAAGAGCTCGATTTGGTGTTGGAGCAGAAGGAGGAGTTGGTTTTGGTGAACCAAAGGCTCTCTATAGAGCTTGTTAAAATACATAAGGATTTGGAACAGAAAGACCAGATCTTGTCAGCTATGCTGAGGAAATCTAAGTTAGATACGTCCGAGAAAGAAATGCTTCTAAAGGAGGTGAAATTGTCCAAGGCAAAGAGAAAGCAAGCTGAGCTAGAAACAGCTAGGTGGAAGGCGGTTTCTGAGTCTAAACATGAAAAACATTCATCAAGAAGTATGTTGTCTAAGCATGTAAGGGCAAAGCAGGATGCATTCTTGGGTGGTAAAATGCTGCATGCCAATGGCTACCCTCTTGAGAACGAACAACTGGAGATTAGGAAAGGGCTTGAAGTTTTTTCCCAAGAAATCGAGCAAAGGCATCATCTGGAGATTGATGCTTTTGCGGAGCAACTGAGAGTCAAAGACGAAAAGTTGGAAGCTTTTCGTTGGCGTTTGATGAGCATGGAACTTGAATCTAAGAGGTTTCAATCGCATATTGAAGGGCTTAATCATGAAATTGCACAGCTCAGGcagaaaaacatgaaattgGAGGGCATGCTTTTAGACCGTGAAGCAGAATTACATTCATTAAAAGAGCAGTTGGTATTGGATTCAAGTTCTCCAAATCAGCAGAAACAGAACTTCAACCCTTCCCGACAAGATGCATCTGTAGGCCCTGATGCAGTTTGGTCGAAAGTCAAGgtcattaaaagaaaatcaggGCGTAAAAAGCTCGAAAAGAAGGTAATAGCTGAGGAAGTTTCTCAAGAAGTAGAGAATGACAATGTAGACGGAAGGTCAGCTAACGAGCAGCTCCATGATATTGTTTTGACACTTGAATCTCCAAATAAGGAGATAAAAGAAGGGAAAGTTTGTGCCTCAGATACGGGACCTCTTGAGCAGGAAAGTATCGACTTAGAAGGTGTTGTAAATGCTGAAACAGCAACCTCAGGCAAGAGAAGTAATTCTACTTGGACGATGGATGTTCATGCCCTTGGCATCTCTTACAAGATCAAGAGACTTAAGCAGCAACTGCTCTTGCTCGAGAGGCTAacaggaaagaaagaaaactgtGAGGACAATGACCAAAACAATCCATATTGCGGATGGAAGGGATTCAATGCAGCTATGTCAATCCTGAACAAACAAGTTGACCGATACCAAAATCTCCAGGGGAAAATCGATGATCTTTGCaagagaatggtatgattcgATTCAACATAGATAAATCAAGCACACTTTACCTGTCGATCTAGTAAATTTTACGTAGAACTTTATTCCAAATTCTTTAGGCATTCATTGCAAATGCAAATTGAGTAAATCCTGACAGAACATCAAATTCTTGATTGATTTTTGTCATGTATATGGCTATCACTTTAGAGCCCACTTATCCTTGCTGTTGCATGAAACTGCAGCACGGGAACAACCTGAATTCGAACTGTGGAGGTTCAACCATTGCCAGGCCAGAGGATGGAACCAAAAGGCTGGAGCAATTTCTTGAAGAAACCTTCCAACTTCAGAGATACATAGTTGCAACAGGGCAAAAACTAATAGAAGTTCAAGCTAAGATCGTCTCTGGCTTTCTTGAGAATGCGGAAGATATTGAAAAGCCTGAAAGCTTCGACATGAAGCGATATGCTGATATTATCAAAACCCTTTTCCGAGAAGTTCAGAGGGGCCTTGAAGTTCGGATATCCCGACTCATTGGAGATCTTGAAGGAACCTTAGCGTTTGATGGTTTCCATACATCTCAAAAGTAATGAGACCAAGAGAAATGACTTTGAGGTCTATCTTAATTTCGAAACCAATGTAGAGAATCTGTAGCTAATCTGTATAGTATCTCTACTCAGTTCAAACTTTTTCGAGATTATTCAGCTTATTTGAGCTACATGTTGAAAACCATTCTTCCTATTATCAAGATTACAATGAACAAGCATGTTCAAAAACCTGCCGAAGCTGAGGGAAAACGAACTCGGCGAGCTTATGAATAAGCTGTCAAGGTgcttttttctcaattaataGCCATTCAATCTGTTGTAAGCCATGCTCACCAACTTAATTTAGTGGCTGCATTAATGTATGAACACATTCCATCACCATCAAGAAGTGATCAACTGCTTATAGTTCACTCTTGGATCATTAGATAATGATAgctttttgcattttcagagGATCACTAACTAATGATGAACAACTTCACATGTTCATCACAGTATAATCCACTGGTCAGAGATGAACGAGTGGCTGCCATCTGCTCCGCCTGTCGGCTTAACCTCCGATTTCATCCATTTCTGAGGTGAATGTGAGTTCTAGTGGAGTGTCTCATGTGATGTAGTTTAATGATAAAGGTTGATTGACATGCAACCATACGATGTGTGTCATGTTTCATCGACGACaaatatagaatatttatgtaatttaagtGCAAGTTTCAATAGAACCCTTGATGCGTATTCTCAAGGTACTcgacttgaaacatttcaaatccatgcgcaacccaacttcATTAGTTGATTAGTGATCCATGgactttgtttcccttattgcaatttttttcttctatgaTGTGGCGATGttgttgaattaataaataaatattttatcgaATCCTTTTTTTGAGCCAACTAATTACGTATacattgattaattaattttcttgattacaTAGAAGACAACCTATCATCCACATTCCACGTAAGTAAGACATGATGCATTAAGATGTGTATGATGACTTGACCATGATAAATTGATCGATGATCGAAGACATCGAACGGTGTAAATGCTGCCTTATCAATTATGAAGAGTTATGTTGTGCATGCACGCATACATCATGCTCTGTATACACGCATAACATCCATATTCATACACATGCATGATGAGTCATCATGAATGAGATGTCATGCACATCCGCAGCTATCACTGTTGTGGATGAGAAATGAATGCGGAATGAGAAGAAATTCTCTGGAAGCAATTAAGATGAGATGTGGCCATCCACAGCAAGTTGTGATGGATGAGAATGTGATCAGCCCTTCATCTTTAATCACTTCCTCATCAGATctcaattatatgtatgttcCCTATCTGTGATGCATGCCTTTAGGCAAAActgtaattttagttttataagtTAAGAGGGGCGacaattttggttctttttaaattaaaatttataatttggtattataattttaaaattatgataattttaatctttttcgATCGATTCAGACAGATAATTTCACGTCATCTCAGTCATGTCAACACTTAAAATGAGGCTTCCGacgaatttaataatatgatagTCTGACATTGGATAAACGTCAGTATTTAATGATTGAAAGATTGGGCAAAATGGTCATTTTCGTCCACAGGACAAGGGATCTACACTTTAATCCGTCGCTTTATACAAATTCTAAAATGatcataaaattgaattgtttttcaacacatttagtcccacacCCAGCtttcataaaacaataaatggCAAAATCACGTGGCCGCTATGTTGGGACCAAAGTGTAGACCTCATATCTTGTGGATATACAAAATTTCGTGTCGTTAATTGCCttattcctttttatttaaatcatcaaacgaaatacattttttatttaattataaaataataattgcaacTTGGTGaattataaacaatattgATCTATGTATCAtgattaaaagataaattaatttacaaaagcCATAATATCTAGACCTTATTTAAGCTTGATCgaaatgtaagaaaattaatgaaaaatgaaagaaaaagataatgaaTAATGACTAGGTTTACAAAAATGGATTTCTTCATCCCATAAGACATGGATGTCTGCACTTTTAGTTCCAACATCAGGGTCACGTGATTTTTTCATCTATTATTTGACGACAATTGGGTCGTGGTACTAAACGTTTTGAAAAagtctaatttttaaatctttaaaaaatatcacataaaaacCAAAAGTATTAAACCCTTATTTTTATGagacgaaaaatataattttatcagatGATTTATATTGATGCGTATAAAACTTTAGTAGAattcaacataaaaataaattgtattatgttaaaaattaattttgattcgatcaaattttATACACTATTAAAATTCTCGACAaatactcatattttattttaataaaattttggccCAATAAgacaaacttttttttcccacaaaataatcaattaataaattaactagTTAAGTATTTATATCATCTTAATTAAGTCTTGAAAATCCCCTTTAATTCATACGTTTTATTTTTGCGCGCACATGATATCAACGGTCTGAATTAAACTATTTCATCTTCCCTCCAACCATCACCGTTGAATGTCCATTTACTCAAATTgaccaaataattaaatatgtgtgtatgtatatatatttaaaggtCATTATAGTCATTTAAGCATCACTAAAAAGATGGACACTTGGACTATCCGTTACTCCCCACTTCTTTACTCGTGAAGAGTTGAACCCAGGAGCCTTTTCATGTCCAACTACTATTAActacccccaccccaccccccaatCGATATATACAGAAGCATGTATGTATACATCTCCCACTGCAACAAAAAGCGTAGAACGAACTGATCAGCTCGTTACAATGGGCTTCGAAGTAGACGATTGCTACGAACCAAACTCAACACCCAAACTAACTCTGTCCAAACTCCCCTACTGCAAGCCAAGAGAGCCGCCGCCCCTCATGCAAACGCCGCCGCTCCGGCCGTCCGTTTCGGTTCCGTTCCATTGGGAGGAGGTGCCCGGAAAGCCTAGAGCCACCGGGGGGACGGCGGTGGAGACGCCGCCATCCTCGACCACGCCACCATCCTCCAAGAACAAAGCAGCGGCCCGGTGCTTGGACCTGCCCCCGAGATTGTTGCATGACGAGTCCAAGATTACCATTATGCCCTCGCCGACGACGGTGCTGGGTGGGCCGTACGTGGGCCGGTCTTTGTCCCTTGCATGCACTTTTTCTTTCCGAAAAGGGCTTGTTTCGGGCCGCGAGGAAGGGCTGAGGCCCGCAAAGAGGAGCAGTAAGAGGAACTTCGGGTCTGGGAGGTGGGGGAGCTTCAAGGACGAGGAAAAGTTTAGTAAGGGCAAACTGGACTTTTCACGTTCACTAGGTGATATTTTTGAGAGTGACAGGATCACAAGGGTTGGAAGGAAGAGGAGCTTCTTCAGCATCAACTCCAACCTGTGGGTCAGTTTCCtctaattttaacttttatttaatttaactttactttttctatattttttccaaacttTTAGATGtttttttggtacaaattctatttgaatatttttctactatatgtaatttagttgattaaatattaagaatattttttatttaaatcaggTTTAATCGAATCAAACCAATCacagtataaatataatacatttgccATGCTATTGCTTATTTTTTCCGAACTATATTCCGTAAGTGTGttatacttgttatataatttaggTTCGATCAAATCTGAACTGGGttagaattttctaaatatgaattttaaattcgtTAATTAGTTCATACTCTAAAGattataaaagtgaaaaaaatataattttagtcttgtaaatACGTGGATGACATTTCAGTTTTGTactaattaacaaatttatcctgtaattttaagatttcGCACGATGAGGACAACATAAACTTTTATGatcattttaacaaatttcgagcatttttatccttaatgtgcgaaatttttaaaattacagaaagaaatttgtcaaaatagattgaaaaataactaaaattaccaATCGACCCAAATTTACAGGACTATAATTAcaacttttcaaataaaagtcttaggttattaattaatttatgtttactaaatttgaacttaatctgaaaatacaatttgcttcttcaatattttcacACACATTGTGACGTGTAACTGTGTGAATTTAAGGCCATTTGGGTGtctatttaaatgaatttatgttTATGGCAGGGTGACATTTATGCCAGCTTGAAGCAAGCGGTCCCATGGAGGCGTAGTCgtgattaattagtatatatatatatatatgaaaacgTCCGTACCTGAAAATATCAACCTCCCTCGGATTGAATTTTCAGTCACGGACTTGCAAAAAACATCATCACATATTAATTAGCATTTTATTACTTTGAATTATATGTagaatttttacttattttgtaattagttCAAATGAGTTATATATGGTATGTAGTtctattttaatcattttaaataaaaaaaaaagagattatgtcatttattaaaccaaaaaaaaaagatcatatatatatatggaaataaagcaattatttatttaatttaattagtatggGAATGGGTAGCTGATAATTAAGTGAGATGGTTAGCTATTGCTTTCTATGTTGAGTATGTAGTACCAAAGTTGGTGATCTAGTAATTATTTTcacatgaaatattatttggtaAAAGGAGTagctatacatatatatatatatatgatgcattattatttcattactactttttattttttatttttttaacaaaaaaatacgtTGTAATAATTACAGTACTGCATATTTGACTAGTGATTTTTGGGTGTTGCGATTATTCAACTAGGGATCTTCATTGTCCTTTCATTTCTCTTCAATTATTCAACCACTATACTATATATGTACCTTCAAATTTATCactttttggaggaaaaaacagatacaattattttttatactataaatCATcgtaatttatcaataaagtTTTAACTTAGTGGTTAAGATTAAAGTTGGGGTCCTATAAATAAAACTGTGgtcatgaatttgaattccATTGGATGTCTTAATTTATgtgagttattgtaatttgtttatttttagaCATACTGATGATCTATGGTTGAgttgatgtaatttgtttACTGATCTTAATGAgtcatattgatgtattgattaaattaatatattactaaCAATAAACAATCAGTATGATTCATAATCATAACCAATCAATACTATATACTatagtcaaataaaattgatgtgaaaatttaaattctgaccatgattaattaatacgCGTCAGGGTTTTACCTATGATCAAAGCCTTTGCTAATCTTTGTTGTACTTACAGAAATATTAGCTAATAATTATTGTGCAATTGTAGTTAATCAgcattatttttaagtttttattatgataattaatcgtaatgaaaaattttaaaacccaatattttttttttaaaaaaaaacaataaacatTGTGGGACATATAGGTAGATGCATCATCAATGAATTGCGAATTGGTCacgataaaaaataatggaccTACAACATAGACCAATTACTCACACCAACCaccaatcataattatattcatctatttaatatatatatatatatatatttatcaactcCATTCACCCACgctttcaataaattttatacgGAAcacataaattatgaaatattgagcttttaattattaaactaTCCCCtcaaaaaatgtcaaaaaataaaagttcaagAGCACATACGAGAAAGTATCGAAACAAATTCCCTtcacagaaaaaaaaagtatcgAAACAAATTCAAgagtaaatttatatcaacACTCCTCAATGataatgtaattatagaaacatttctgttttttttataaaattacaaatacaactAAATTTAGGAGatgtacttttaattttataaagagaaGGTCTGCTTGTGTAATTAGACCTAAGTTTGGAGGCCATTGATGTAATCTAAAGCAAATGGGATTGCAGACAAGAAAAgtgtcaaaaaaaaataaatatttagattcAGCAGATTACCGTAAGTTAGGAAATAGCAATTCGAGTCCTTTCCAGCTAATTTCGctgaaaaaattttatgtcatcagttataataatatttaaattgaggcttttgatgaatttgatgatatgataatttaattttattttattttatttacggAGATGAtttggccaaaaaaaaaaacaaataattatgtaaaaaatgagaaatgagATGGAGAGCGAAGGAGAGGCTTAGAGCATTGAATAtgctataaataatttataatcctaaTAAATGTTATACAGAATATGCTGTTCAGATATATAGAGGGTACATGAATTACACTTTACCTGTAAAAAGCTATGGATCTGCCCCCCCAAATggacatatataattaatattttcactttgaCCCCAAATggacatatataattaatattttcactttgaCCCCAAATggacatatataattaatttaggaaAGAAACCCCAAATggacatatataattaatttaggaaagaaaatattatatatagaacaagacattctatttaatttgtcCCATCAATGAATACATCATCTGAAgaacaaatatttgtaaaaattaaggATGAAGGGACCTTCTCTTCTTGTAATTAGCCTTGAAGCAAGCTTGTCTCAACTTCTTGGTTCTTTCAGTCAGCTCCATTTCTGGTATTTTCTCCACCATCCTCTTGTGCTCCTCCAGCATCTCTATCTCATTTGTCAATCCcaattcctatatatatatatcatcaaattttcattaatatttttatttatatatatatatatatatattttgggtACGACTATAGGGTTTAATTCAGGAAACGCTAATTATATACCTTAACGTTATGGATAAGGGACTTCAAGCTCTTGATCTTACGATGAGGCCATCGCGTGATGTTAAGCTCTCTGCATCGTTTCTTGAGGACCGTTAGCCCGACGTTCAGTTCTCTTGCAGCCACTGTTATTGGAACGTCGAAGtacttttgaatttcttctaGTTTCAGACCAGATGATTTGTGCCTTCCGCTTCTTCTAAACTCCATATTGGTATCGGTCATAGTTGTTCCTGAACTAGAACTGTATGTCATTTTAGTATGATGAGTACTGTCATTGTTGTTCATGAGAACATGATTCTTGATGTCCGAATTAGAGTTGGTAATGCTGATATGATTGTTGAACGAGGGTTGGTCGAAATCCCACAATCCCAACTCTCCAAAAATCTCTCCAACATCATTCAGATCATCATGGGGAGTAATCATACCcatcaatggaaatggttcgAATTCGAGCAAACTAGGTAGACCTAAATTGTAGCCCTCCAGTTGTTGCTCCCATgttctaacaaaaataattagtcacaagaaacaaaaaactcaTTCTTAGTAATGATATAAGTACATACATTTCTTTGTACAAAACTCATATTCCAACTCATTCACAACAACAGAATTATGTGGGGCCCACATATAATCCACTCGAATTTCATACGTAcgtttcaatatatatatatatatatctgatcAGCAACTATAAATGAACTCAACCCATGTCCGAACACAAAACccccaaaaatataaataggaaaaaaaaatcaagaattagcaaatttgattaattaccCAAAGGGAATTGGTTCTCCAAAGAAGAAGCAATCATCTTGGTGGTGATTCTCCAACTTGAGTGCAGCTGTGGAAACCATATCCAcatgaaaagggaaaaattattaaaaaaaaaaaaaaacagagtaATTTTTGGAAAGGGAGGATGAGGAAATGGGGAATTGGATTGTGggtattattatatataaacaagagattaaataataattaatgtgaaGAATTAAGAAAGGGATTGAAGTTGGTGCACACGATTATGGGAGTTACGATAATTATAATGATGATGGAGGACACTTAATTAATATGGTGTATTAATTGATAACAATTACCAATCACTAAAATCATTCAtgtacctatatatatatatatttggttttattaattatgttctTAATCATCATAGATACATCTCCACcttcattttccaattttacACACGCCACCCCCatctttttacaatttttatttttattattatatattattttgggtAACTGAACTAATTAATCATACATTAAATTTCAGGGTGACACGACGATATTTTTCGATTATCagtgtaaaaattaatatatatatttttttatctacttTGTTGAATTTGCATTTTTAGTATAAGTACGTAGATATAGTgctaaaatttacataatggTCAAAGTGATGGAAAAACAAGGTACATT
The window above is part of the Sesamum indicum cultivar Zhongzhi No. 13 linkage group LG7, S_indicum_v1.0, whole genome shotgun sequence genome. Proteins encoded here:
- the LOC105166750 gene encoding centrosomal protein of 112 kDa-like, with product MDEKGVFEEDIDSLYPMFFGVSCAFFALRLLPEPEICDEKWSEIRNRMLKGSAHLLGLLVWRVQKEVANSERFELLHKLKMAQKEIGELKRIRSEDAKANERVVSMFAAREQSWFDERKKLRQQIGALMNDLRVLEMKKEKTIAELGEKLKETEVILQSKDELIEEGERTRQETEEKLQKAETLAEELTETVKSEAQRHSSEISKHKTAFIELVSNQRQLEAEMGRAVRQLEATKEELDLVLEQKEELVLVNQRLSIELVKIHKDLEQKDQILSAMLRKSKLDTSEKEMLLKEVKLSKAKRKQAELETARWKAVSESKHEKHSSRSMLSKHVRAKQDAFLGGKMLHANGYPLENEQLEIRKGLEVFSQEIEQRHHLEIDAFAEQLRVKDEKLEAFRWRLMSMELESKRFQSHIEGLNHEIAQLRQKNMKLEGMLLDREAELHSLKEQLVLDSSSPNQQKQNFNPSRQDASVGPDAVWSKVKVIKRKSGRKKLEKKVIAEEVSQEVENDNVDGRSANEQLHDIVLTLESPNKEIKEGKVCASDTGPLEQESIDLEGVVNAETATSGKRSNSTWTMDVHALGISYKIKRLKQQLLLLERLTGKKENCEDNDQNNPYCGWKGFNAAMSILNKQVDRYQNLQGKIDDLCKRMHGNNLNSNCGGSTIARPEDGTKRLEQFLEETFQLQRYIVATGQKLIEVQAKIVSGFLENAEDIEKPESFDMKRYADIIKTLFREVQRGLEVRISRLIGDLEGTLAFDGFHTSQK
- the LOC105166751 gene encoding uncharacterized protein At4g00950, coding for MYTSPTATKSVERTDQLVTMGFEVDDCYEPNSTPKLTLSKLPYCKPREPPPLMQTPPLRPSVSVPFHWEEVPGKPRATGGTAVETPPSSTTPPSSKNKAAARCLDLPPRLLHDESKITIMPSPTTVLGGPYVGRSLSLACTFSFRKGLVSGREEGLRPAKRSSKRNFGSGRWGSFKDEEKFSKGKLDFSRSLGDIFESDRITRVGRKRSFFSINSNLWGDIYASLKQAVPWRRSRD
- the LOC105166920 gene encoding protein RKD4 codes for the protein MGMITPHDDLNDVGEIFGELGLWDFDQPSFNNHISITNSNSDIKNHVLMNNNDSTHHTKMTYSSSSGTTMTDTNMEFRRSGRHKSSGLKLEEIQKYFDVPITVAARELNVGLTVLKKRCRELNITRWPHRKIKSLKSLIHNVKELGLTNEIEMLEEHKRMVEKIPEMELTERTKKLRQACFKANYKKRRSLHP